The following coding sequences lie in one Yoonia sp. G8-12 genomic window:
- the proB gene encoding glutamate 5-kinase translates to MATLTASKRLVVKIGSALLVDAATGALRQDWLTSLAQDVARIRARGTDVIIVSSGSIALGRGILGLPRTALALEQSQAAAAVGQIRLARAYEEALTPHGIITGQVLVTLEDSQDRRRYLNSRATMETMLGFGVTPIVNENDTIATDEIRYGDNDRLAAQVAVTIGADQLVLLSDVDGLYTANPRIDSTAKHLDLVEKLTPEIEAMAGDAGSGLSKGGMITKLIAARIATEAGCAMAIALGTGHNPLLAMENGAPATWFAAQTDPQAARKRWISAMKPRGTITVDGGAQDALHHGKSLLPAGVTQISGSFGRGEVVTITDAAGATLGQGLIRYTSAEARQIMGRRSAEIVEILGYDGRAALIHRDDMVL, encoded by the coding sequence ATGGCAACCCTGACCGCGTCCAAGCGTCTTGTGGTCAAGATCGGATCGGCCTTGTTGGTCGATGCCGCCACCGGTGCGCTGCGTCAGGATTGGCTGACCTCTTTGGCGCAAGATGTGGCGCGTATCCGTGCGCGCGGCACGGATGTGATTATCGTCTCATCGGGATCAATCGCCTTGGGGCGGGGTATTTTGGGGCTACCGCGCACTGCGCTGGCGCTGGAACAATCGCAGGCGGCAGCGGCGGTTGGCCAGATCCGGCTTGCGCGCGCCTACGAAGAGGCGTTGACGCCGCATGGTATTATCACCGGACAAGTACTTGTCACGCTTGAAGATTCCCAAGATCGCAGGCGTTACCTCAATAGCCGCGCGACGATGGAAACGATGCTGGGCTTTGGCGTCACACCAATTGTGAATGAAAACGACACCATCGCCACAGACGAGATCCGTTATGGCGATAACGACCGGCTTGCCGCGCAAGTGGCGGTCACGATCGGGGCCGATCAACTGGTGCTTTTGTCCGATGTTGACGGGCTCTATACCGCGAACCCCAGAATTGATAGCACAGCAAAACACCTTGATCTTGTTGAGAAATTAACGCCCGAGATTGAGGCGATGGCGGGTGATGCAGGGTCCGGCCTGTCCAAAGGCGGGATGATCACAAAACTGATCGCCGCACGGATCGCAACCGAGGCGGGGTGTGCAATGGCGATTGCATTGGGAACGGGCCATAACCCTTTGCTTGCAATGGAAAACGGCGCGCCAGCCACATGGTTCGCCGCACAAACCGATCCGCAGGCCGCGCGCAAACGCTGGATTTCGGCGATGAAACCGCGCGGCACCATAACGGTTGATGGCGGCGCGCAAGATGCGCTGCACCACGGCAAAAGCCTGCTGCCTGCAGGTGTCACGCAAATCAGTGGTAGTTTCGGACGTGGCGAGGTGGTGACAATTACAGACGCTGCCGGTGCAACGCTCGGCCAAGGCCTGATCCGCTATACCAGTGCCGAGGCGCGGCAGATCATGGGCCGCCGCTCGGCGGAGATTGTGGAAATTTTGGGCTATGATGGCCGTGCGGCACTGATACACCGCGACGACATGGTGCTCTGA
- a CDS encoding glutamate-5-semialdehyde dehydrogenase, giving the protein MDNQDIGAMMAKIGTDARAASTVLATAGSERKYAALIGAADAIWENRMAIMDANAEDQVYAEEKGLSPAMMDRLMLDEPRIRAMAEGLRNVAAQSDPVGEVMTEWDMPSGLHIQRVRTPIGVIGVIYESRPNVTADAGALCLQSGNAVILRGGSESFHSSTAIHDCLQTGLKQAGLPAAAIQLVPTRDRAAVSAMLTATDHIDVIVPRGGKGLVGLVQREARVPVFAHLEGICHTYVGATADPAMALEIVLNAKTRRTGICGSLECLLIDWRFFTQHGSSLIDALLKAGVEVRADGELAKIAGTKKAQPDDFGKEFLDMICAAKLVDGVDEAIAHIRTYGSNHTDAIITADDQAAAHFFKELDSAILMRNASTQFADGAEFGMGAEIGIATGKLHARGPVGATQLTSFQYLVTADGAVRS; this is encoded by the coding sequence ATGGATAACCAAGACATTGGCGCGATGATGGCAAAGATCGGGACGGATGCGCGTGCTGCGTCCACCGTGCTGGCCACTGCCGGATCAGAACGCAAATATGCCGCGCTGATCGGGGCGGCGGATGCGATTTGGGAAAACCGCATGGCGATCATGGATGCCAACGCCGAAGATCAGGTTTACGCCGAAGAAAAGGGCCTCAGCCCTGCCATGATGGACCGTCTGATGCTGGATGAACCCCGTATTCGCGCGATGGCAGAAGGGCTGCGCAATGTGGCCGCACAATCCGATCCCGTGGGCGAGGTGATGACCGAATGGGACATGCCCAGCGGTCTGCATATCCAGCGCGTGCGCACGCCCATTGGTGTGATCGGCGTGATCTATGAAAGCCGCCCCAATGTGACGGCCGATGCGGGTGCGCTTTGTCTGCAATCGGGCAATGCGGTTATCCTGCGTGGCGGCTCCGAGAGCTTTCATTCCTCCACCGCGATCCATGATTGTCTGCAAACCGGATTGAAACAGGCGGGTCTGCCTGCGGCGGCGATCCAGCTTGTGCCAACGCGCGACCGTGCGGCGGTCTCGGCGATGCTGACCGCGACCGACCATATCGACGTGATTGTACCCCGCGGCGGCAAGGGGCTTGTCGGGCTGGTCCAGCGCGAGGCGCGCGTGCCTGTGTTCGCCCATCTTGAAGGGATCTGTCACACCTATGTGGGGGCCACCGCCGATCCTGCGATGGCGCTTGAAATCGTGCTGAACGCCAAGACGCGGCGCACCGGCATTTGCGGGTCGCTGGAGTGTCTTTTAATTGACTGGCGTTTCTTTACCCAGCACGGATCTTCGCTGATTGATGCACTGTTGAAGGCGGGGGTTGAGGTACGCGCAGATGGCGAATTGGCCAAGATTGCGGGCACAAAGAAGGCGCAACCCGATGATTTCGGAAAGGAATTTCTGGATATGATCTGTGCCGCCAAGCTGGTCGACGGTGTGGACGAAGCGATTGCGCATATCCGCACCTATGGGTCGAACCACACCGATGCGATTATCACCGCAGACGATCAGGCCGCGGCGCATTTCTTCAAAGAACTCGATAGTGCGATCTTGATGCGCAACGCCTCGACCCAATTTGCCGATGGCGCTGAATTCGGCATGGGGGCCGAGATTGGTATCGCGACCGGTAAATTGCATGCACGCGGGCCGGTGGGGGCGACACAGTTGACCAGCTTTCAGTACCTTGTGACTGCCGATGGGGCCGTGCGCAGCTAG
- a CDS encoding histidine phosphotransferase family protein yields the protein MQPDLAALVGSRICHDLISPIGAIGNGVELLALTDGDTGAEMDLISESVQNASARIRYFRIAYGAASEEQSVSRSEILSILAATARGGRINYIWNIAGDQPRRLVRAALLMLQALEAAMPLGGDIQITQDGEIWVMRAEGPRLTVDNELWGNISAPPMGFRYTAAHVQFALLPSVLAEAQRTLQFRHMNDHLIARF from the coding sequence ATGCAACCTGATCTCGCAGCTTTGGTTGGATCGCGCATTTGCCACGATCTTATCAGCCCAATTGGGGCAATCGGCAACGGAGTCGAGCTTTTGGCGCTGACCGATGGCGATACGGGCGCGGAAATGGACCTGATCAGCGAAAGCGTACAGAACGCCAGCGCGCGCATCCGGTATTTTCGCATCGCCTACGGTGCGGCCAGTGAAGAGCAATCCGTCAGCCGGTCCGAGATCCTGTCGATCCTTGCTGCAACGGCGCGCGGCGGGCGGATCAACTATATCTGGAACATCGCAGGCGATCAGCCGCGCCGCCTCGTGCGCGCAGCGCTTTTGATGTTGCAGGCGCTGGAGGCCGCGATGCCGCTGGGCGGTGATATCCAGATCACGCAGGACGGTGAAATCTGGGTCATGCGCGCCGAAGGGCCGCGCCTGACCGTCGACAACGAACTGTGGGGCAATATCAGCGCGCCGCCAATGGGTTTTCGCTATACCGCCGCGCATGTGCAATTCGCGCTGTTGCCCAGTGTGCTGGCAGAAGCGCAACGCACCCTGCAATTCCGCCACATGAACGACCATCTGATCGCGCGGTTCTAG
- a CDS encoding DUF3553 domain-containing protein: MSDMNAIFEPGVLVRHPDQPDWGTGQVQSNIGDRITVNFREMGKVVIDSRRVLLILVHE; the protein is encoded by the coding sequence ATGTCAGATATGAACGCGATCTTTGAGCCAGGTGTCCTTGTCCGCCATCCCGACCAGCCAGACTGGGGCACGGGGCAGGTCCAATCCAACATCGGGGACCGGATTACCGTGAACTTCAGAGAGATGGGAAAAGTCGTCATTGATAGCAGGCGCGTTTTACTAATTCTGGTTCACGAATAA
- a CDS encoding GNAT family N-acetyltransferase: MTLSPHPDFETRVTCAPHDIRAAQRLRYDVFVAELGADGPMVDHTARLERDGFDDHAAHILLLDKARPEDDQVVGVYRVLTAKMAQAAGGFYCEAEYDLTPLYQSGRRLLELGRSCLHRDYRGGAGMLHLWQALAGYVDTHQIDVLFGVASFHGTDVQGLAAPLSHLHHKYLAPKALCVTAKGPTAIGMDMQPPETIDRIAAVRDIPALIKAYLRLGGKVGADAFVDHAFNTVDICLILEKDTIDGLQRAILAKGGWRG, translated from the coding sequence ATGACCTTGTCGCCACACCCCGACTTTGAAACCCGCGTCACCTGCGCGCCGCACGACATTCGCGCGGCACAACGCCTGCGGTACGATGTATTCGTGGCCGAGCTGGGTGCCGATGGTCCGATGGTGGACCACACAGCGCGACTGGAACGTGATGGGTTCGATGACCATGCCGCCCATATTCTGCTTTTGGACAAGGCCCGCCCCGAGGACGATCAGGTCGTCGGTGTTTACCGCGTGCTGACCGCCAAGATGGCGCAGGCGGCAGGCGGGTTTTATTGCGAAGCCGAGTATGATTTGACGCCGCTTTACCAAAGCGGGCGGCGATTGCTCGAACTGGGCCGCTCTTGCCTGCACCGTGATTATCGCGGTGGCGCGGGCATGCTGCATTTGTGGCAGGCTTTGGCGGGCTATGTGGACACGCACCAGATCGACGTTCTGTTCGGCGTGGCATCTTTTCATGGCACCGATGTGCAGGGCTTGGCCGCACCGCTGAGCCACTTGCATCACAAATACCTTGCACCAAAGGCGCTTTGCGTCACCGCAAAAGGGCCGACGGCGATTGGGATGGACATGCAGCCCCCTGAGACGATCGACCGGATCGCCGCAGTGCGTGACATCCCCGCGCTGATCAAAGCTTACCTGCGTTTGGGTGGCAAAGTCGGCGCCGATGCCTTTGTCGATCATGCGTTCAACACGGTCGATATCTGTCTGATCCTGGAAAAAGACACTATTGACGGGTTGCAAAGGGCTATTTTGGCCAAAGGGGGCTGGCGTGGCTGA
- a CDS encoding lysophospholipid acyltransferase family protein, translated as MAETWHSKNGPPPVGIGIAGWVRVVLRAIPLIVLVFGGLLILILVRLLERPMCGLRRPVTPYITQFVCRTSFMLLGIKYSSDGAPMTGAGAVVANHASWLDIFALNARKRIYFVSKSEVARWPGIGWLARATGTVFIQRDRSEVRGQITVFRDRLAAGHKLLFFPEGTSTDGLQVLPFKPALFAAFFDPTLRDTLQMQAVSVNYQAPDGADPRFYGWWGDMAFGPHLLATLAAARQGGVHVIYHPPVRVADFADRKALAKAMEDQVRAGLAQHRAA; from the coding sequence GTGGCTGAGACATGGCACAGCAAAAACGGGCCGCCACCTGTGGGCATCGGTATCGCTGGCTGGGTCAGGGTCGTGCTGCGGGCGATCCCGCTGATTGTGCTGGTCTTCGGGGGTTTGCTGATCCTGATTTTGGTGCGCCTGCTGGAACGTCCCATGTGCGGGTTGCGCAGGCCTGTCACCCCCTACATCACCCAGTTTGTGTGTCGGACGTCCTTTATGCTGTTAGGCATCAAGTATAGCTCGGACGGCGCGCCGATGACAGGCGCGGGCGCTGTGGTGGCGAACCACGCGTCCTGGCTTGATATTTTTGCATTGAACGCGCGCAAGCGGATCTACTTTGTCTCGAAATCCGAGGTCGCGCGCTGGCCCGGCATTGGCTGGCTCGCGCGGGCGACAGGCACGGTTTTCATCCAGCGTGACCGTAGCGAAGTGCGCGGACAGATCACGGTTTTCCGCGACAGGCTGGCGGCAGGTCATAAGCTGCTGTTTTTTCCCGAAGGCACATCGACCGACGGTTTGCAGGTGCTACCGTTCAAGCCTGCACTCTTCGCGGCGTTCTTTGACCCCACCTTGCGCGATACCTTGCAGATGCAGGCGGTCAGTGTGAATTATCAGGCCCCTGATGGTGCTGATCCACGGTTTTACGGCTGGTGGGGGGATATGGCGTTCGGGCCGCATCTGCTGGCGACATTGGCCGCGGCACGCCAAGGCGGGGTGCATGTAATCTATCACCCGCCGGTGCGCGTGGCCGATTTTGCGGATCGCAAAGCACTCGCCAAAGCCATGGAAGATCAGGTGCGCGCGGGCCTAGCCCAGCATCGCGCGGCGTAG
- a CDS encoding thiamine phosphate synthase codes for MSDAQDHPQIYLISPSEFDLSTFPAELAACLDSTEVACVRLALGTTDEARIAKAADALREVTHERDVALVIDTHIQLVERLGLDGVHLQDGARSVRQVRKDLGDDAIVGSYCTNSRHDGMTAGELGADYVSFGPVGQTTLGDGRQAELELFEWWSMMIEVPVVAEGALDADLIRALAPHTDFFGIGDEVWGQDNPAAALGALRRAMLG; via the coding sequence ATGTCGGACGCCCAAGACCACCCGCAAATCTATCTCATCAGCCCCTCGGAATTTGACCTTTCGACATTTCCTGCCGAACTGGCGGCCTGTCTGGACAGCACCGAAGTAGCCTGTGTCCGGCTTGCCCTTGGCACCACCGATGAAGCGCGCATTGCCAAAGCAGCCGACGCCTTGCGCGAAGTGACCCACGAACGCGATGTGGCTTTGGTGATTGATACCCATATCCAGCTCGTTGAACGTCTGGGCCTTGACGGTGTGCACCTGCAAGACGGCGCACGTTCGGTCCGGCAGGTGCGCAAGGACCTTGGCGATGACGCCATCGTCGGCAGCTATTGCACCAATTCGCGCCATGACGGCATGACAGCGGGCGAACTGGGTGCCGATTACGTCAGCTTTGGCCCCGTAGGCCAGACAACCCTTGGTGACGGCCGTCAGGCAGAGTTGGAGTTGTTCGAGTGGTGGTCGATGATGATCGAAGTGCCCGTGGTGGCCGAAGGCGCACTTGATGCCGACCTGATCCGTGCCTTGGCACCGCATACCGATTTCTTTGGCATCGGTGATGAGGTTTGGGGGCAGGACAATCCTGCCGCAGCGCTGGGTGCCCTACGCCGCGCGATGCTGGGCTAG
- a CDS encoding RNA methyltransferase — translation MPSAQLQPAFVLIRPQMGENIGAAARGMWNFGLDRMRIIDPRDGWPNQKAVAMASGAGRLLDEAQIFDDTAAAIADCDYVYATTARPRGLTKLVLSPEAAMQDARARIGQGQKVAVMFGPERSGMENDDIARANAIISVPVNPDFPSLNLAQCVLLTGYEWRREVVDVDASRVDAVGDWAEQIEIEKLSDHYEDRLQEAGFFYPEHKAENMKMNLRNMWSRMPMTRADVQMLHGMMRQMVRWKERG, via the coding sequence ATGCCCAGCGCCCAGCTTCAGCCTGCGTTTGTCCTGATCCGCCCGCAGATGGGCGAAAACATCGGGGCGGCGGCCCGTGGCATGTGGAATTTCGGGTTGGACCGGATGCGGATCATTGATCCACGCGACGGCTGGCCCAACCAAAAGGCCGTGGCGATGGCCAGCGGGGCGGGGCGTCTGCTGGATGAGGCGCAGATATTTGACGACACGGCGGCGGCGATTGCGGATTGCGATTACGTCTATGCGACAACGGCGCGGCCACGGGGGCTGACGAAACTTGTGCTCAGCCCCGAGGCCGCGATGCAGGATGCACGGGCGCGGATCGGGCAGGGGCAGAAAGTGGCCGTGATGTTCGGGCCGGAACGGTCGGGGATGGAAAACGATGATATCGCGCGGGCCAATGCGATTATCTCGGTGCCGGTGAACCCTGATTTTCCCTCGCTCAATCTGGCGCAATGTGTGTTGCTGACAGGCTATGAATGGCGGCGCGAGGTGGTGGACGTGGACGCGTCCCGCGTGGATGCCGTGGGCGATTGGGCCGAACAGATCGAGATTGAAAAGCTGAGTGATCATTATGAGGACCGGTTGCAAGAGGCGGGGTTCTTTTATCCCGAACACAAAGCTGAGAATATGAAGATGAACCTGCGCAACATGTGGTCGCGGATGCCGATGACACGGGCGGATGTGCAGATGTTGCATGGCATGATGCGCCAGATGGTGCGCTGGAAGGAGCGCGGGTAA
- the ctaA gene encoding heme A synthase has protein sequence MATKRTIFEDVGDTPKHAAAPGGINRAGQGARRAIRLWLMALFALVVVMIVVGGLTRLTDSGLSITEWKPVTGAMPPMSEAAWVEEFDKYRAIPEYQLQNRGMTMAEFKVIYWWEWGHRQLGRFIGLVWGLGFVAFAATRKIPKGWTPKLLFIGALGGLQGFIGWWMVSSGLEEGMLDVASYRLATHLGLAFVIFGFIAWYVYQLGRSQADLLQARRNGNAGLARLSSILVGFAFLQIILGALVAGIDAGRAFPDWPLMAGGFLPPEPLSLTPVWRNFFEDAGLVQFMHRMAGYALFAYAIFVWLRARRSANDTTRFTFNAMMAVMTLQVVIGIVTVMYSAPWQIAIVHQLMAVILWALILRGRFVAGYPIAQTIKGA, from the coding sequence ATGGCAACGAAACGCACAATTTTCGAAGATGTCGGTGACACCCCCAAACACGCAGCCGCCCCCGGCGGGATCAACCGCGCAGGGCAGGGCGCGCGCCGTGCCATCCGCCTTTGGCTGATGGCGCTTTTTGCGCTGGTCGTCGTGATGATCGTTGTGGGTGGGCTGACCCGCCTGACGGATAGCGGCCTCTCGATTACGGAATGGAAACCTGTGACAGGAGCCATGCCGCCGATGTCCGAGGCAGCTTGGGTGGAAGAATTCGACAAATATCGTGCGATCCCCGAATACCAGTTGCAGAACCGTGGCATGACCATGGCCGAGTTCAAGGTGATTTACTGGTGGGAATGGGGCCACCGCCAGTTGGGCCGCTTTATCGGGCTGGTCTGGGGTTTGGGCTTTGTGGCCTTTGCTGCCACGCGCAAAATCCCCAAGGGCTGGACACCAAAGTTGTTGTTCATCGGTGCTTTGGGCGGTCTGCAGGGGTTTATCGGTTGGTGGATGGTATCATCCGGCCTTGAAGAGGGCATGTTGGACGTGGCCTCTTACCGGTTGGCCACCCATCTGGGACTGGCTTTTGTGATCTTCGGCTTTATCGCGTGGTACGTCTATCAACTGGGCCGCAGCCAGGCCGATCTGCTGCAGGCGCGCCGCAACGGCAACGCGGGCCTTGCGCGGTTGAGCAGTATTCTCGTGGGGTTTGCTTTCTTGCAAATCATCCTTGGTGCTTTGGTTGCAGGCATTGACGCAGGCCGCGCGTTCCCCGACTGGCCGCTGATGGCGGGCGGGTTTCTGCCGCCCGAGCCTTTGTCGCTGACCCCTGTGTGGCGCAACTTCTTTGAGGACGCAGGCCTTGTGCAATTCATGCACCGGATGGCGGGCTATGCGCTTTTTGCCTATGCGATCTTCGTGTGGCTGCGCGCCCGCCGGTCGGCCAATGACACGACACGCTTTACCTTTAACGCAATGATGGCGGTGATGACCCTACAGGTCGTGATCGGCATTGTGACGGTCATGTATTCCGCGCCCTGGCAGATCGCGATTGTGCACCAGTTGATGGCGGTGATCCTTTGGGCGCTGATCCTGCGGGGCCGTTTTGTGGCGGGGTATCCCATCGCGCAAACCATTAAAGGGGCCTGA
- a CDS encoding carboxypeptidase M32, translated as MTAYSDLMAFQRETEALSQIAGRLGWDQETMMPEGATPQRAEEHGAMANILHARRIDPRIGEWLETAEAVDDVAAANLRHIKRDYERTAKVPARLAAELAKTTSLAHRVWARARAEEDVASFLPMLQKVVDLRREEASAVAGDTDPYDALLDDYEPGATGESLSAMFSALRPRLVNLRAAILEQPAPTALSGVFDEAAQLALSQKLALGFGYGLENGRIDKAVHPFSSGSGLDVRITTRTNPVDPFNCFYSTVHEVGHAAYEQGIDHAHLLTPLGRGVSMGVHESQSRIYENQLGRSRAFTGWLYGQMCDAFGDFGIADEEAFFATVNRVSDGFIRTEADEVQYNLHVLLRFDLERALIAGDLAVNDLEAAWNDRFAADFGYAVDKPSNGVLQDVHWSEGLFGYFPTYTLGNVYAGCLHVALRAAVPTLDDDLARGDTSKATGWLRENVQQFGGLRTPVDTITHATGRAPHEGPLLDYLEQKFSAIYRL; from the coding sequence ATGACCGCTTATTCCGACCTTATGGCGTTTCAACGCGAAACCGAGGCGCTATCCCAGATTGCCGGCCGTCTGGGCTGGGATCAGGAAACCATGATGCCAGAAGGGGCCACGCCCCAGCGCGCCGAGGAACATGGCGCGATGGCCAATATCCTGCACGCCCGCCGGATTGATCCGCGCATTGGCGAGTGGCTGGAAACGGCTGAAGCGGTTGATGATGTAGCGGCTGCAAACCTGCGCCATATCAAGCGCGATTATGAACGAACCGCCAAAGTGCCCGCACGACTGGCCGCCGAACTGGCCAAGACCACCTCGCTTGCGCACCGCGTCTGGGCGCGTGCCCGCGCCGAGGAGGATGTCGCGTCCTTCCTGCCGATGCTGCAAAAGGTCGTCGATTTGCGCCGCGAGGAAGCCAGCGCTGTGGCGGGCGATACCGATCCCTATGACGCCCTGCTGGATGATTATGAACCGGGTGCCACGGGTGAGAGCCTGAGTGCGATGTTCAGCGCCCTGCGTCCGCGCCTTGTGAACCTGCGCGCGGCAATTTTGGAGCAACCGGCACCCACAGCGCTGAGTGGAGTGTTCGATGAGGCCGCGCAATTGGCGCTGTCGCAAAAGCTGGCACTTGGCTTTGGCTACGGCCTTGAAAACGGCCGGATCGACAAAGCCGTACACCCGTTCTCGTCCGGTTCTGGCCTTGATGTACGGATCACCACGCGGACCAATCCTGTCGATCCGTTCAACTGCTTCTATTCCACCGTTCACGAAGTCGGCCATGCCGCCTATGAGCAGGGGATTGATCACGCGCACCTGCTGACGCCCTTGGGGCGCGGTGTCTCGATGGGTGTGCATGAAAGCCAAAGCCGGATTTACGAGAACCAGTTGGGCCGCAGCCGTGCTTTTACCGGCTGGCTCTACGGCCAGATGTGTGACGCCTTTGGTGATTTCGGGATCGCGGACGAAGAGGCGTTTTTTGCCACCGTCAACCGCGTGAGTGACGGGTTTATCCGCACCGAGGCCGATGAGGTGCAATATAACCTGCATGTGCTGCTGCGCTTTGATCTGGAACGCGCGCTGATCGCGGGCGATCTGGCGGTGAATGATCTGGAAGCGGCATGGAACGACCGTTTTGCCGCTGATTTCGGCTATGCCGTCGACAAACCGTCGAACGGGGTCTTGCAGGACGTGCATTGGTCCGAAGGGCTGTTTGGCTATTTCCCGACCTACACCTTGGGCAATGTCTATGCAGGGTGCCTGCATGTCGCGTTGCGCGCGGCTGTGCCAACGCTGGATGATGATCTGGCGCGCGGGGATACGTCAAAGGCGACAGGCTGGCTGCGCGAGAATGTGCAGCAATTTGGCGGCCTGCGCACGCCGGTGGATACCATCACCCATGCGACGGGCAGGGCGCCGCACGAAGGGCCTTTGCTGGATTATCTGGAGCAGAAATTCAGCGCGATCTACCGGTTGTAA
- a CDS encoding enoyl-CoA hydratase encodes MRPSNTERDKMTILLREDTAHIATLTMNAPERLNALSDAMLAALHKAFDAIADDKSIHAVILRGTGKAFCAGHDLKEMQAGRQSPDGGAAYFKDLFDRCAAMMQRIQSMPQPVIAQVHGIATAAGCQLVATCDLAVASDDTRFGVNGVNIGLFCSTPMVALTRNINRKAAFEMLTTGRFINTREAQDLGLINRAVHSDTLEHDTHELARAIAKKLPSAVKIGKQAFYAQAQMTTAEAYAYTGDVMVQNMLVDDTNEGINAFLEKRDPNWS; translated from the coding sequence ATCCGCCCAAGCAACACCGAAAGGGACAAAATGACAATCCTGCTTCGCGAAGACACCGCCCATATTGCAACCCTGACGATGAACGCGCCCGAGCGTCTGAATGCCTTGTCCGACGCCATGCTAGCGGCCTTGCACAAGGCTTTCGACGCCATCGCGGACGACAAAAGCATTCATGCGGTCATCCTGCGCGGCACGGGTAAGGCATTCTGCGCAGGCCATGACCTGAAAGAAATGCAGGCGGGCCGGCAATCGCCCGATGGCGGTGCGGCCTATTTCAAGGATCTCTTTGATCGCTGTGCAGCGATGATGCAGCGCATTCAGTCCATGCCCCAACCCGTCATCGCCCAAGTCCACGGCATTGCGACAGCGGCGGGTTGCCAGCTTGTGGCGACCTGCGATCTGGCGGTGGCCTCTGATGACACCCGTTTCGGCGTCAACGGGGTGAACATCGGCCTGTTCTGCTCCACCCCGATGGTGGCGCTCACCCGCAATATCAACCGCAAAGCCGCGTTTGAGATGCTGACCACAGGCCGCTTTATCAACACCCGCGAAGCACAGGATCTGGGCCTCATCAACCGTGCCGTCCACAGCGATACATTGGAACACGACACCCATGAGCTTGCCCGAGCCATCGCAAAAAAGCTGCCCTCAGCGGTCAAGATCGGCAAACAGGCCTTCTATGCGCAGGCCCAGATGACAACGGCCGAGGCCTATGCCTATACCGGTGACGTCATGGTCCAGAACATGCTGGTGGATGACACCAACGAAGGCATCAACGCCTTTCTGGAAAAGCGCGACCCCAACTGGTCCTGA
- a CDS encoding PaaI family thioesterase, which yields MEHKMDIPALQSFMVEAFPQVAGEIEVAELSEDGVTVRLKVQDRHLRPGGTVSGPTMFMLADVAVYLAILSRIGPVALAVTTNCSIDFMRKPAAGADLTCVAHMHKVGRVLAVGDAMIYSAGQAGPVARASLTYAIPPKG from the coding sequence ATGGAACACAAGATGGATATTCCGGCACTTCAATCCTTTATGGTTGAAGCGTTTCCGCAGGTTGCGGGCGAGATCGAGGTGGCCGAGCTTTCCGAGGATGGGGTGACGGTGCGTCTGAAGGTGCAGGACCGGCATTTGCGCCCCGGAGGCACGGTGTCGGGGCCAACGATGTTCATGCTGGCGGATGTGGCCGTTTATCTGGCGATCCTGTCGCGGATCGGGCCGGTGGCGCTGGCAGTAACCACGAATTGTAGCATTGATTTTATGCGTAAGCCGGCGGCAGGGGCCGATCTGACTTGTGTTGCGCACATGCATAAGGTGGGCCGGGTTTTGGCAGTCGGTGATGCGATGATTTATAGCGCCGGGCAGGCGGGTCCCGTGGCAAGGGCCAGTCTGACCTATGCGATACCGCCCAAGGGCTGA